GGGACCTGGCGGTGGAGGAGGAGGGCCCGGCGGGCTCGTCTGGGGCGTGCGGGGGTCGCGGATCGAGGACCCATCCACGCCAAAGCCAACGGGCATGCGCGCGTCCTTCCCCCGCGGTCGCGGCACCGTTTCCGGAGCCCAGCCTCTCAGCTGCCGGGAGGGCTTCGGAGCTCACGGTGACTAGTTATTTCGTCCACGCAGgacagcttttcttctttttatccgATAACATTTCACACCCTAACGGGCAGGTGTGGTGATAACTGGCTTATCTAGGTGCACATACCCcctactcctgtctgctctcaaaagatggtttcctttctttctgtataTTCGCTCCTCAGACACTGGGCCAGTGATTTCTGATTTCTCCCTGACTACTGAATATGTAACAGGACCGGTGTGGCCCTGAGCCCCCGCCCTCGCCCCTGGAGCAGACTTGCCCGCGGACGCGCGTGTGCGCGGAGAGCCCCCGGGGGCCCCGCGCCTCCAGACCGGGCGCTTGCCCGCTTCGTGCACCACCAGTACCGGTGGAAGGAGCAGCTTATACAGTGAATGCGTCTCTCGGTTCAGCGTGCACTTTCCGGTCGCTCGGTAAGCAGGTACGTATGAGAAGTTCTTGGTTCTATCTTTAGAGACTGAAATCTTCAAACAACTCTCATCCATAAAGtagaacttaaaatatatataaaacagaaaaacaacgtAAAACTTGGGTCAATTTAAGCAACAATTCCAGATGACCAGCGGGGGAGACAAAGATGGTGAGTGGAGAACGTTTTGTCAAATTTTATCCACCTTCTGAGTATGAGGGAAAACATTCATTCGCCTTCTCTCAGTAATTGTTTAGTCACTTTCTATTCTACTGTAAGTGAATACTGCCCTCTTTTGGCAGAATGTTCGAACTTTTTAAATacgtgggtgttttttttttaatataaaaaaagaagaaaaaactcttCTCCATGAACAAGAATGATTTGTCTTAAAATAACTTTGAACTATGCTTGACATCGTTCATGTGTCTTTTATTGTCTGTTATCAATAAACCACAAAGCCGGCTTCTTCCTTTCAGGCCGATTGCTATCATTCCACCGCTCTTGCTGATGTTTGCAATTTGGAGAACTTGGCCGATAGGAGCAAGTTTATTACCATTTTCAGCTCAAAGTATCATAAATATTACATTGTATTAGTAGGGCATTTTTTTCTGGAAGGAAAGACTAAAAACTTTCTAGTTTAAAAACCTAAGCTGATgtttaatgagaagaaaaaaaaaaaaccctactgtTGCATTCCGTGAATATAAGGCTAAGAACTACAGGACCCAGGGAGCTTACGAATGACAGCTGTGTCGTGAAAATGCAAAGTCAGCAAGGTAGACTCTTGTTTAGCTGGAGAATTTACTTAACTAAGTGATGCCAGAaattcagatttgatccctgggtcaggaagatcctctggaggagaaaatggcaacccactctggtattcttgcctggagaatcccatggacagaggagcctggtgggctacagtccatagggtcacaagagtcggacacaactgagcaactaagcaagtcGCATTAACTACAGATTTGGGACAGCAGGGccacaggaagaagagaaaagcccTTTCCTAAATTAAATGGGGAGTcttgtgccggggaccagccccggctgatccagggtattcgaaggagagacggcgtaggcgaagatcaggagacaattgcttaattaaatgttaattaaggatataaagagtaatagaatgaggatagctcagtgaagaaattcagtggagaaaagaggctgaaataaggatagctcagtgaggaaattcagtggagaaaagaggctgaataattcagccagaaggtaagagaaagaacgacatggtgagaccaagtttcggtgaacaaggcccgtactttattttccaaagtagtttttataccttaagttatgcatagaggataatgggggaaggggtagagtcaggcagcaagccaggctttcttcctgcaaacttagcatatgcaaaagttaggtgatttgcatcatcttctggcccggaggcctgttaacattttaagaccttttcttcagaaaacttatttttctctaaaggtgattggtcaggagccaccctccaaaagcattagataaagttgcattcctacagcgcaaaggtgtggtgggctacaacaagaaaaagaattaactcaagggtcccaggttacaaacattaaagctactatttacaccaattatattaaccaatacactgccagggacacagcaggtaagggatatggagacttagcagcaaacattggcccaacaagtgaaaatcccttcaccaatacaatttctaatcaatcttttaactactcaaaagaatctgtgtttagacagtttagaacatctcctgcctctcacagttgggaggctctgaacaatcacatgaggccggaaaaacctattcaggcaggctagaggatttccaaaggagtttgtaagttaaacactgtcacacccaggaattattaactggagctgtaagctaacttttcagagaggtagtgggggacagcccccgtaaagtcagaggtgtaggtgaaagcacaaagcagaaagtaggcagactctggttttgggggtagattgctcgagaatttccagggagactcctgaggcttgatcccgcctttgcgtatgccaagcctccttcctcatgacctttgccagaggcggagctcgctccccgcagtcTTGGCTAGAATCTCCATCCCTATCAAGTTCAGTAATGGTGAACTAAAAATAATCCATctacccacccccagctcccagagaaagcaaagaaaactgcCTATTTCAAAATTTGCTATTCAAAGGAGGAAGGGAGTTAAGTCTCCCTGAAGATGTAACATGCCCAGATTCGCTTTGCCATGGATGTTCATGCCACTCTTCCTGAGTGGTGTGAAAACCTTAAGTCCAGGACTTAAAGAGGTCAGTGAACCAGCAGTGCTCACAAAGTACAAGAGAAACAGGGCTTATGAAAGCTAGCTGACAGGTTAGCTTTCATGAGATAAAGCCCACCGTAGAGTTCAGATACTGGAATTAGACATggcatcaaccctgaatatttactggaagaactgatgctgaagctccaatactttggccatctgatgtgaagagctgactcactggaaaatattctgatcctgggaaagactgagggcagagtcTGTGAAGTTAGTGAGAAACACATGTAAAGACACAAGGATACCACGaaggttgaaaataaaaacatctttaaaaacaaacaatcaGTACAAAAATTTACCAAAGACCTGAATagggattttcagttcagttctgtcactcagtcatgtccaactctttatgaccccatggactgcagcacaccaggcttccctatcaccaactcccggagcttactcaaactcatgtccattgagtcggtgataccatccaaccatctcaccctctgtcatcccctttttctcctgccttcaatcttttctaactagtcagttcttcacatcaggtggcccaagtattggaacttcagcttcagaatcagtccttccaatgaatattcaggactgatttcctttaggatggactggttggatctccttgcagtccaagggactctcaagagtcttctccaacaccacagttcaaaagcatcaattctttggtgctcagctttctttatggtccaactctcacatctatacatgactactggaaaaaccatagctttgactagatgaacctttgttggcaatgtctcctTTTAAAATACATCTAGCTTTTGTCATAAgctttgtcatggcttttcttccaaggagcaagcatcttttatttttttatgggaaTTTTACCAAAAGGATTTTGGTGAATTTAGATTTTACCAAATTTTAATGGGAATTTTACCAAAAGGAAACCTGAACCCAagaagcacttgaaaagatgcaaACCTAATGAGTGGCAAAGCCCAACAGCACTTCAGTATCAGATGTAGGTGAGGATACAGAATACctagaacatttaaacactgctGGGACACAAGTCTGCACGAttctgcaccatctgggaaaggTGGACATCGTCACGGCCTCTGGGCAGTGGTTTCTGCTCTTGGCTGGGTGCTTGAGGACTCTGGCGCACAAAGCCACAGGCATGCTGAGTGGTCTGGGGGACCACCTGTCCGTCAGCAGTAGGATGAACAGGTAACTGAGCTGTAACCTAGCATCGCTACAGACAACAGGGACCAGGCTCAGAGAGACAATGTGCAGTGAAAAGTGAGTGCACAGGAATGCACAGGGTGCACTCCACATCGCTTAGAGATACAAGTGTGTGTAAAACCACGGCAGAAAGCCAGATGCCTGCCCTTACATGTACATTCAATCAGTCCTTAGACTTTGCATGCACCTTATAAATATCCCTCATCTCTACTCaaatagtttataaaaattaacttctaAGAACCCCACAGCCTTCAGACGTGGCAGCAGTCAAAAGGCCACGAGATGTCCAGACACAGACACCTCCATGCTGTAATTCAGCATAGATCCTCAGGTACTGAGCGTCTCTAAacctgaaaagggaaaaaaaacgcAGGCCACTGACAGCAATGCTTAATTATATGcaagtgtttatttaaaataattttccaagtTTTCCTGTAATTTAACAGCTTTTGCTTCACTTTTATCCTCTTAAACAACTAGAAACCAATGcttacattttctgtattttatctaCGAATGCTATTTTAATAACATCTTTATTAATACTAGAACCAAGATATATCAACCAACAAGCAGCACAGATTTAAATGACCTTCCTGGTAGTTACAGTGTGGCTGGCAGTTTTTGGACTTTATCAGATGCTGGACACTATTCACGCCATCTCCCACCAGTGGTCTTGGGGAAGGGTTGCTCCCCCCTTCAGGCCTACTTCCTCTctgcaaaataaataaagcttatcCTGCTGTAAAACCCCATGAATGCACTGCTCATCACCTTCAATTACTTCATCTTTATTTGCAACCTCTCCACTTATAAAGCATAATTATTCACACTCAAATATAAcatgattcattaaaaaataaacacccaAAATATCCTCAATCATTCTAATATATTCCCATTAATAGATAAAGGGCTTtcatgtaaaatttaattttttatttctacttcttcAATAGTAAAGTCACAACTGTAaaacaaatgcatttaaaaacacaaaagatacATTTCAGTGACCAAAAATTGGCAATGATTATGAAAATCTATTATACATTTTACCAAGGCCAACAGAATGAAAGCTGATATGAAAAAGTCAATCTTCAAATAGATCCTTAACAAAAACTTCCCTCATGAATAGTAAAATCATTTAAGAAAAGGTTATCTTTACATACGTGGACACTTGCTTCAAAAACAACAAAGCTGGGGTGGGGGTACAAGATAAAAATATGTGGGCACCAGGAACTCAAGATTCATCTCCTAAAACacgtttgtttaaaaaaaaaaatgaccatttcTAATATAACTGTATGAAACAACTGTTTTTCCTTGACAGAAATAAGATGGGCACGCACCAGTAACTACAGCTTAGTAGTCCTCTAAGAAACCCTGTGGAGACACTATACCCCCAACCTCCTAGCCCCCAGCTCAGTCACTGGTATAAAAACCAGCAGCTTCCGTGAAATCATCTTTGACGTTACTAAAGGGATCCTGGGATAATTCATGCTCAGAATACTTCGAACACTTGTTTTTACATGTAGAGTTTTCAGAATTGAGGTGTTTTTGGAACCGTCCATGTGTGAACCTCTGCAGAACATCATAGTCCTTCAACTGCACTGTGACTGCATTTCCTCAAGCATGTCTGATCAACAGTTATAACAGTGATGCTGGTGGCAGTAAGTGACACTCTCAAATTCTTCcttctaaaaatgtatataatccATCAGAACACTAAATAGTAAATAGACTACACTGTTTACTTTCCTAAGCAAGGAATGACTCTTCAGGCCCTAGTAAGCTAAGAATGGCCTTTACTACCTGTTTTACCACTGACATTCAAATAATAAAGTATGTGATACTAAGCGAAAAATGAAAACCACTGTTATTTCACCACAAGAAAcaaccacaaaataaaaacatgggaAGAAGTTAGATGAGCCCAATGCAGGTCCCAAGATTAAACTATGATTCCAGATTTTCAAAGCAAAAGGCATCTCCACGTCATTTCTGTGAACACTCCCGACACCACAGAGGTGAGTTTCAGACCAGGGCAGGCTGTCCTGCCCTACCTGTCCAGCGCAAACCTGCAATCAACCAGAAGTTCCCTCTGCTAAAGTGCACCTGTGGCCAGCCTGCTCGGGCCTGACTCACCCACGAGCCATCGACAGTCACACAGAACTATGCCTCTCCTGAACCAAATACTCTATACAGTGGACGACAAGGAAAACAGTCCTAAATACACCACTACCTTCTAAAACTTCAAAGTAACACAGCCTCATCATGTTTAAATACTGAAAATGTCAAAGGTCCATACAAACTAAGAGCTGTATTAAGCATGTACGTTTTGCTCTGATATTCACTTGATGTGCTCTTAAAATCTTGATGAGAGAAGCAGACATTTTCCCCATGTCTTTTGGCAACAGATTCAAAAGCGAGAGTAGCGGTGCTGTTGAATTCCATGAAACGTGGGTTTTTAAAGCTAAATTATTCAGTATCTGCATTGTTATTGCACTCATACATTGCCCGGAGTAGGTCTACAGCAACTTGGCAGTGGGGACTGCAACGCAAGTAGGGGGTCTGCAAAGCGTCTGCCTTCCTTGCTAGACAGAGTTCCCAGGCAGAACTGTACATGACTGCAGTTCAAATCCGATCACATGCGCTTCACGATTGTGTCTCCCTGAGGGAAGTTAAGTCAAGCCCTCACCACTAACTAGATCCGTCAGGAACCAAACGGGGATCTGCAGACCCAGTCCTGACTACAGCTGAGTTCCACTCCTGAAGCTGCTCTGAGTTAAAACAGcaatttttccaattttaaagaaaaatatattttataaaagggaTTCTTTTTAATCACTGAATACATCATTTTTATTACTAAGACAGAAACAAGTTATACCTTTTTCCACTATAAATTCactctgatgaaagaaagaaTTCTCTTTTAACTCCTAACAAATGCTACATTTTCAAGACGCAAGGAATTATCAGTAGGCATCCTTTCTTTTTGCTCTAAGCTACTTCTCCCTGAAGTATGTCAAGTAGGCTTTTAGAGACTCTGGCAGGGGCAGCTTCATGATCTTCTCCCGCAGCAGGTTTTGGGGTGGCTCCTCCGGCTTCAAGGCTTCACccggctccttctcctcctcctctttgtcttcctccatcttctcGTCCTCCTCACTGTCGAGAGGCTGGGGGATGAGTTGGTTGCCCACAAAGACGTAAGTGTTAATCCTCTGCTTGACCCGCTTCCTCTTCCTTTTGGGCGGAGCCCTCTGAGGAATCCCCTTGGCCTGCATCTCATCGTTTATGAAATTCCTAAGTGTGCGTCGGATGTAAATGCGAGCCAAGTCCTGCAGGTTCCTGACAGCACAAGGGGCTAAAAACACACGGAAAACATAAAAAGTGAAACATTACATACTGTTCACTTCTGAGTGAACATCAGAAGACAGAGACTTGTAaaaactttgactttcatcaaacAAAGACTCAGGGAAGAGCACTGACTATGTGCAGATCACTCCAGCACCAAGGCCAGCGGATGGGGTGGCAAAGGCGTTGTGGGCAGACAACCCAGGCACATGCATAAACCCTCTTGGGAAGGACAGGTAACTCACAGGAAGTGGAGCACAGAGAACTGAGTAGTCAGGGGactgaggggcaggggcagggctggcgACAGAAATGGGGGTGTCAGCCCACCATAACCTGCTGTCAGCCCCATGACCTGCTAAGACCAGGGGGGCAGATAGGGGAGGCAAACATGGAGGGGTTGCCGCAGGAGGTGGGGTGGAGAATCACCCAGGAAACAGCTTCAGAAGTTAAAAAGATGCTAAGAAACATCTCCATCTTCTCGGTGGCTCTGCTCCCGACTCCCCCGCACACCAGGTGCTCTTTCGACACCTGCACTGTCTGCCTCTCCTGCCAACATTGCCTGCTGTTCCAGGGACCCACCACACCGATGCCCTGTCACAGCAGCCCAAGTTCAGAAGAACCCAAGGGTCCCAGAGTGGAAAAGGACTCAGACCTGCTTCAGCCACTTCTAACACTCCCAAGTCCTAAAATAGCTTCCACACGAGCTTCATTTAAACGTTCTTCTGATAATACAGAAACTTTCAGACAATTCTCAGCCCTAATTATTCAAAAATAGTGTTTTCTGTACTTTTATCCTCCTGGTTCCTAGTCATGAGAAGATCCAGTGGACCAGACAATACTAGTCCTGACTGCTATTGAACTGTAGTGTGAACTGAAGCTCTCAGGCCACAACTACAGGGAAGGTTCTCTCTAACACACACAGTCAGCTCTGTTTATCTCCCACAAGGGTACTTACGGAGGCCCACAGAGTCTGGCTTGCCGTTGTCATTCTTACTTGGCTGCACAAGTGGAGCAAATGACACAGCAAGGATGTTTTTACTTTCCCAAGTGTTCTGTCCAGTTCGCATAATTTGTGTTAACTATTTAGAGggcgaaaaaaaaaaacagaatggctcCATCAGGGAAGTGGACCACCTTACCCTCACAAGTTTAACAGAAAAATAGCAGAGATTGCTCTATAATCACTTGTATTTGAATGCACCCAATTATCTTCATTTAAATATTAGTACAGGAGGAATCACAAGTACTGGTTTCACAACATATTCCATGCACACAAATGGCTCTGCAGGTTATATTAACATGGGGGTCTGATGTCATCAAGGGGTGTTATTCTAACACACACCTGCCACTGGCTCCCAAAACACACGTCTCACACAGTTGTGTAGTTAAAGTGTTATATCAGTAAAAACGCATTTTGATTACTgaaccaatgagtcaacttcacAATCTTCCAGGGTGGtaataaaatacagattctaATCCCAACTTCATATTTCATGAATAAATGTAATTAGTCACAAAGGCATTAGAGCTTTCCCACTCAGCAAACACCCATCAGCAGTACATGGCTTGATCAGGACAAATCAGTATTGTCAATTAAAAAAGTCAAcccattattatattttatattagcataatgtatataagaaatattcaataaaataccAATGGGAAACCATATTttagatctttaaaaatatatctttaaaggaaaacaggaaaaagatgATTGATCTGGGAGTCTCAACTCTGGAAGCATTCAAGTTAATGTTTTTCCAAGAACGTATGTTAATGAATGCTTTATAGTCTCTTTTTAATAATTGATAAACACAGTGTGATGAAGTCCTCTGACCTGCAATTCACATGCTGTGAAAGTAGAGAACTCTCAGAGACGCCAAGATGACCACACTAGGTCCCAGTCATCTGGGACAGTCCAGCTCCCACTTACAAACCACAGGCTGTTGTACACATCTCAGacttaggttgctgctgctgctaagtcacttcagtcatgtccgactctgtgcaaccccaaagatggcagcccaccaggctcctctgttcctgggattctccaggcaagaacactggagtgggttgccatttccttctccaatgcataaaagtgaaagtgaagtcgctcagtcgtgtccaacacttagcgaccccatggactgcagcccaccaggctcctccatccatgggattttccaggcaagagtactggagtggggtgccattgccttctctgcagactTAGGTTAGTATGAACATAAAAGATACTTtttgaaatgtatatttataaattttaaagtaaaagatcCACCCATTTTCTGAATAATTATTTCACACGTTTATTATACCTAATAATTCCAAATCAAAGGCAGGCAAGTAGGTGAAAAATAagtttcaaatgagtctgctgctgctgctgctgctgctaagtcacttcagtcatgtctgactctgtgcgaccccacagacggcagcccaccaggctccccagtccctgggattctccaggaagaacactagagtgggctgtcatttccttctccaatgcatgaaagtgaaaagtgaaagtgaagtccctcagtcgcgtctgactcctagcgaccccatggactgcagc
Above is a window of Bos javanicus breed banteng chromosome 14, ARS-OSU_banteng_1.0, whole genome shotgun sequence DNA encoding:
- the PCMTD1 gene encoding protein-L-isoaspartate O-methyltransferase domain-containing protein 1 isoform X2, with protein sequence MKILLKVGGILVMPIEDQLTQIMRTGQNTWESKNILAVSFAPLVQPSKNDNGKPDSVGLPPCAVRNLQDLARIYIRRTLRNFINDEMQAKGIPQRAPPKRKRKRVKQRINTYVFVGNQLIPQPLDSEEDEKMEEDKEEEEKEPGEALKPEEPPQNLLREKIMKLPLPESLKAYLTYFREK